Proteins encoded together in one Lathyrus oleraceus cultivar Zhongwan6 chromosome 5, CAAS_Psat_ZW6_1.0, whole genome shotgun sequence window:
- the LOC127085680 gene encoding biogenesis of lysosome-related organelles complex 1 subunit 2, producing the protein MISNRDWRFMVWIIYAPTMENVKKDGARDQKHDELAESLNDLFSSVATMIKSELQGTNNHLELVEKMNAKVADEYKGFGDLASGLRVFVEQLKCKSGSFNEYVEQIDAIENQVTEFEAVVSMLDKYVALLESKVQSHYQTKSPSS; encoded by the exons ATGATATCAAATCGTGATTGGAGATTTATGGTGTGGATCATATATGCCCCAACCATGGAAAATGTAAAGAAAGATGGAGCCCGAGATCAGAAGCATGATGAACTTGCTGAATCACTAAATGATCTCTTCAGTAGTGTCGCCACCATGATCAAATCGGAGCTTCAG GGGACTAATAATCATCTAGAGCTGGTGGAGAAAATGAATGCAAAGGTTGCCGACGAGTATAAAGGGTTTGGTGATTTGGCTTCAGGGTTAAGGGTGTTTGTGGAGCAATTGAAATGCAAAAGTGGTAGCTTTAACGAGTATGTTGAGCAGATTGATGCCATAGAAAATCAAGTGACTGAATTTGAAGCCGTGGTCTCTATGCTCGATAAATATGTGGCTCTGTTGGAATCAAAAGTCCAATCTCATTACCAAACCAAAAGTCCATCGTCCTAA